The stretch of DNA TGATTTCCTTGGCGATCGCCAACATTTCCAAGAAGTGGACGATGCCGATTCCGAATGGGAAGCCTGCTCTCAATCGCTTCGCGATCGAGTTCGGCGATTGCTTTCCTCTATAACCATTCACTCCTGACACAAACTATTTGACATACCCCCACAACCTTGACTATCGCTAACTTTGTCACGATTTAGATCTCCCGCCCCTATCTAGATCTACGACTTGTGCGGTGTATTCAGCCGAGTCCGACTGCGTTTGCAAAAGAAGTCGTAGATCTGATGTTGCTTAGGATGCGGTAGTTTCAGCAGGAGTTGGTGCGCTTTCTTGCGATCGCCGCTGCATCATTTCAAAGATCGAGTCCTTCTCGATGAGTCCGACAACCGAGCCATCATCCTTAACGACCGTTAGAACGCCAGGATCTTCAGCCTGTATCAACGGCATCACATCCAGTAAGGATTCAGTGGCCGGAATTTTCTGTACCTTCTCGATCGGCTTGGTCAGATCCCGCACCGGAACATCCCACCAATCGTTCGTCGGAATCGTCTTCATGGCATCCACTTCAATGTCGCCAATCAGTTGCCCATCGGCATCCACCACCAGGAACTTGCGCCAGTTGACCTTGCTCCCAATGATGTAGGTATTCGCAAACTCACGCAGGGACAGATCTGCCGAGACAACAGGGCTTTCGGCATACACTGCATCCGAAGCCGTCAAACCGCTCAGTTGCTCTTGAATTGCCGCTGATTGCGCCGATCGCCCTGCATTTTGCAGCAAGAACCAGCCGATCAGCAATGTCCAAATGCTGCCAAACTCGGTCAAGCCCAAAATTGAAGCGATCCCCAATAGAACTCCAATCCAGCCGAACACCTGTCCAACCGTACTGGCAAAGGCAACGCCCTTGTAGGGTTTTCCGGTAATCTTCCAGACGATCGCCTTCAAAACGTTGCCGCCATCCAGGGGCAATCCCGGAATCAGGTTAAACAGCGCTAGTACCAGATTGATATAGGCCAGCAGCGATACCATGGCCGCGATGGGGCCAGCAATGGGCGTAAAGATTTGCACAGCCAGTAAGAGGGCGAAGATACCCAAGCTGACGAGAGGGCCAGCGATCGCCACTTTGAAGGCATCCCCAGGGGTTTTCGATTCCTCTTCTAAGCTAGCCAAACCACCAAAGAGGAACAGGGTAATGGATTTCACCTCAATGCC from Synechococcales cyanobacterium T60_A2020_003 encodes:
- a CDS encoding site-2 protease family protein encodes the protein MNGNIRIGSLFGIPFFINPSWFVVLALVTLSYSGRLAFLFPGLDVFAWVLGFITALLLFGSVLAHELGHSLVAMRQGIEVKSITLFLFGGLASLEEESKTPGDAFKVAIAGPLVSLGIFALLLAVQIFTPIAGPIAAMVSLLAYINLVLALFNLIPGLPLDGGNVLKAIVWKITGKPYKGVAFASTVGQVFGWIGVLLGIASILGLTEFGSIWTLLIGWFLLQNAGRSAQSAAIQEQLSGLTASDAVYAESPVVSADLSLREFANTYIIGSKVNWRKFLVVDADGQLIGDIEVDAMKTIPTNDWWDVPVRDLTKPIEKVQKIPATESLLDVMPLIQAEDPGVLTVVKDDGSVVGLIEKDSIFEMMQRRSQESAPTPAETTAS